The Oryza glaberrima chromosome 5, OglaRS2, whole genome shotgun sequence DNA segment CTTGCTTGCACTAGAGAAAGCATTTCAAATAATAGACGCTAGCAGTAATGCATTCGTCTAATTCCACATCACATTGATGTACACATATTCCTGAAATTATATATCTGTACCTAGCAGGCGCATGTAGGATTTTGATATGGGGATACAGAGTTAATGAAGCATTGcccaataagaaaaataaagctTCTTGACTGTGGAAATGAAGTGCTAATTGTCGTTACttattctaaataaaaatatttcatatagaaaaattatactccctccactCCATAATATATATAAGGCACAAATACTTTTTCCagatgttttataatataagatgTGCATgcatttatgtaattaattagcacattttctccactaaggccctgtttagattccaacttttttcttcaaactttcaacttttctgtcacattgaACTTtactacacacataaacttccaactttttcgttgcatcgttccaatttcttcaaacttccaattttggcatggaactaaacacaacctaaattATTATTCTTTAAAATCCTCCACCTTCAACTTCTCTAAATCTATTGAGTGCATTCATTATATATTAAGGTGATTCAAACTaggaggtgataataattgtttcttagtctttgggttaagggtggttgtgtgttatattttggaatggagggagtagcgtATCTATAAACAAATTATAAGTAATACTGTTGGAAAGGATGATCTTGACATAAGAATATAATAATGATTGCTTTCACCTAActgatctatatatataaatatatacctagcaagtatattaactaattcgatataaatatatatcttGCATTAATTTGTCCTATATATGGGTCGATtctattcatatatataatgtTTTTCCACATATTTCTATGTTGAAATTgtcatatatatgttgattccATCCAAGTGCTAATAACAAGTGGGTGAAACATCATTCGTTACATGTCCTAAATCATTCATTACAgagatatattaaaaaaaaaagaaaaacagatatATATGGGACGAGGTCAACGTCGGGATAGTAAATACACATGCATCCGTACTCTAAATTCGAAGCGACGGGAAGCCACATATATATGTCGGGCTAACCACCATGCAAATAAGCATGGACCACTCAATGGCTGCAACCCCTGCATGTACGTATAACACAATATACCAAGTCATGTTGTTCTATACTACGTACGTACAATGCAAAATCAACAACTGAAGACTAGCTATAAATCttcgtttcaagttataagactttTGGAGCATTaatattgcccacatttatatagatgttaattaattaatctagacacacatgtgtttagattcactaacatatatatatatatatatgaatgttgacaatgctagaaagtcttataatataaaatggaggaagtagcataTTAATCCTCAGGCATGCATGTAACGAAAACACTGAAAAATTGAGCTACATTATTTTCGTTTCTTGTCCTGATATTTAGTCACAGAATAGTTAGTATATGTTTGCAAGGGAAACTTATTATGCCTACGAGTCCTCGTTTGTCGCATGTGATGTAAGTAATAAAAACTGTTTTGATGAAAATAGAGAACATAAATGATCGTGTtatatattattagaaaaacaagaaaacagaCTAGAATGCACAAATAAGGTTCAATACGTCAAATTCGTACTTGGATTTATTACTTTAATTCCATCATGTGTAGTTACTTATAGATCAAATTTGATTCTGCATGTTTATGGAACAATATGTGAACAATATTCTGTCCTCACATGTTTGTGGAAAGAATATATCATGATAAAAAATAGTCtatcttatatattttgtttccttaattatttattacttccttcgtttcacaatgtaagactttctagtattacctctattcatttagatgttaatgaatctaaacatatgtatatgtctagattcattagtatctaaatgtatgtgggcaatgctagaaagtcttacattgtgaaacggagggagtactctcttACTACTACAAAACCTCTAATCAATGCCAGCTAATAGGTGCAAATTCATTTAAAACCGGCACTTATAAACTTTTTCCCATCTCCGCAGTATGGAAAAACATAGAGCCAACACTTTTGATTactataggtgccagttctaaAGGAAAAAGTGCCAGTTATACATGGATTTTGTATGGGTACTGGGTCAACCGAGCAAATAACAAAATCGCTCCAGCTGACCTTATCCACAGTCTAACCTTACCTACTCCTTACCCACTCCTCCTGTCCCTGtccctccttcttcctcctcctctgccaccCCTCCCTTtattcttctcctcctcctcgtcctccttctCATTCTTCTAGCGTCGTCCTTCCCCTCTATCTCCCATCGAAACCCTCGGACGCCACCGCAAGGTGCTCCTATCACCCATCCGCTGCAACAACACTCACCGCCCCCGCCGCAGCGACCCCTCCACTTGTACTGAGCCGCAACACCATCGGATCCATCGCCCGCCCGTCTTCGATGACAAAGGTGAGATCTAGGTGttagtggtggtggcggcacaAAGTCGGATCATGGGTTAGGGTTTGGATTGCTCGGCCTCCCTTTCCTCCTACCCCCAACCTCTCCTATATCTTCCTCAcccctctcaatctctcactCTATCTTCCTCTCCTTCGCCGGAAGCACCCCTCTCCAACCGATCTCCTTTCGCCCGCTGGATGTAGCAACGACGACGAAGGGGCGACAGCGACACCCGCTGGATGGGGGTGACCCGATAGAAGAAAGGAGGGGCGACGACGGACGACGCGGCTCCCCTCAACTTTTCCTCGATAGCTTGGTCTGCGGATCTACTGGCGTGGAGGTGGGGGCCACCAGATCTAGCCACCTCGGACCTTGAAGATGGTTTGGGAGGTACGACCGATTTGATAACTGAAAAAGGTACCGGTAGACTCTATTTTCTTGTGAGGATAAAGGTATTCAGGCAACCGATTCTGGCAAAAAAGTAGGGGAGTGTAATCACACAAGTGTATAGGTGAGGACAGACAAAAGGCACATAGCCATTCTGCTCTGGCGACAGCGGGTTCGAGGTGCGAGGAGTGAGCGGCTGGATGTGTTTGTTGATGTTTACTCATGTTTAttcttgtgattgttgatgttTATTCATGTTTTTGTGTTGATCTTGATGATCTAGATGTGTTGTTCATTTGTTGAAATAAGTAGATGTGCTCATCTTCATTTTAGGGGATTTGGGGCATCATTTGGGGATCTGGGGTACGATGAATCACCTCGATTTGAGCCGGTCAAGGactggattttcttttttctttttgctcctGGAAAACCAACGGTGTCGGTTGTACacttagaaccggcacctacaCTAATGGGAAAATGTACTCCTAAATTGGTGttggttggaaaaaaaatgcacctaTAAGGGATTCCAAACCAGCACCTTTGGGGGTGCTCTGTATAGTacttccattctaaaatataaggcacataCTAACGCAAAGACAACCAAAGAATTTAATCAGCTCTACGGTTGGATCACCTCCTTGCATAAAAGTAATGTAATTGGGATGCCGATTTGATGGTAGAGGATTTAAAACAATTGAGAGGAGAAAGAGGTGATAGTTaataaatgcatgcatgcacgctttAAATTATGATACATGGAAAAAGAGTAGTTGTGTATTGTATTATGGATGAGGGGAGTAATAGTTTCTTGATACCATATGTTGGATATATATCACAACTCCAAAATTGATAATATCCTAAAATGAATGGACTTTAAATTGCAACTGGAGCTAGGATCCGGTTAAGCTAAAGTAGAGCCGGCTAgtataaattaaaaactttgCTAGAGAcgagtcatatttttatccttttccAAGTACCTTTCCGCTCTCATCACCTTTTCTCCTTCCTGTATATCACAAAGCTCTCGGTGACCGGCCTAGTCAACAACATAAGGGAGGAGATCAAAACGTGGGCCCTACATGGGGCAAGGAATTTGGCCGGCCACTTGGTTACCCTGGTCGCTAGCCTGGGTTTCGAGATCTAGTTGTAGATTTTAATTTCttgctcctttttttcttttgtatagTTTTCTCATGCTCTATTCAATTAAATGTATTGGCGCTCGTCGATTCGTTCAACAATAAATCAAAATTGAACACGTTTAATGAAACAAACTGTCTGATCCAATAATTCCATTAATAAGTACTgtaatgaaataaataaatccaataTACATGGAACAAATTCAATATAAGACACCATCTTGATCCATTAATTCCATTATTGATAACTCTAATAAATACAACCTGCAGCTTGCTAGCTCACACTGTACAATTATCAATCAATGGCCAACTGCCAAAGAAAAGTTGTTACGAATTTAAATCGCACTTCATCAATATCTAACAAGGAAAGCATATGCATCAAAGATTAACTACTACAAGCAgttcatgataaaaaaaattaagtagaTGAAACGTTCGGGAACTATGGAGCCAACAGCCAAGCAAGGCAATGTAAGACATGGGGTTTTGGAATTAAACCTGATGGTGCGGAAACCTTTGAGCGAGCGAAGGATGTGAAAAATGTAAGTTAAATGTTtgactatatatataacatgcaaaaatgagagaatatatttttaagggaTGATAAACCATCTCTGCGCGGTGCATGCATATAACCAAGTTCTAGGTTCGATTATATTGTTGATGCATGTGCTTGCTTACACTAGAAGGCGTTTCCGATAATTGACGCTAGTACGGAGTAGTAATTAATGTGCTCATCTAATTCCACATCACGTACCAATATTACTACCTTTGTCTGATGTCGTTAACTTTTTACATCATGTTGATCATTTCACTATAAAAAAGGACCAAACGTGTCGGTTCCTAATGGCCTATAGGTGCTGGATTTTCATCTGACCCCAATTGCTCGACACCAATAATAGCAACCAACAACTATAACAaaaatagaaccggcacctttaccATTGctccagccaaaaaaaaaaagagagctgGCTTGAATCCGAGCCGGACTAACCAAGCACCGTCACCGCGCAAGCGCCCATCTCAAAATCAAATTGATATCCCAAACCCCAAAATAATCCacaaatcatcaccaaaataaattgacATCACAGAATAAACAAATTCGTCAACAAACATCAACAAAAAATCTACAATTAATATACTGGGACAGGCATAGAGGGGCGGCGCTACAGCCACCCGCTAcatgccgcctcccctcccgccggatccggcggaggggagggcgccgccgccgctacacgtcgcccgccgcccgccgcctcccctcccgccggatccagcggaggggagagcaccaccgccgccacctgccacctctcgcccgccgcctcccctcccgctagatccggcggaggggagggcgccaccgccgcccgtcgcccgcCTCTTGCCCGCCACCTCCACTCTTGCACCGTTGCCCGCTGTCGCCTATCGTTCGTCACGGATCTGCTTTTgcaccgccgcctgccgcgcatCCCCTCCCGCCGAATCCAGCGGAAGGGAGGGTGCCCGCTGCCACCCGTTGCCTGTCGattgcccgccgcctcccctccagcCACCACCGCGTGCTAAGTAgtgagagccgagagagagagagagacagacaaGAGAGATGGAGGGGATAAGGCTCACTTATAGGAGATAAGGCCGATACGTCAACCTAGATTGGCTCGGCGGtaagggtgaaaacggtacagaaaccatctttatcgttatcgttttcatattttttgagAAGCGGAAGCGggaaaccccggatacgaaaacggaatcgaatattatcggaaccgaaaacggagcgaaaacgaaccggcgcgaaTACGGTGACGAAAATTTATTAGAATAAAAAACACCTCAAACTAataaatccaattctcaagtctcaacggtcaacaattcatcataaaacacaatcatataagtccaattgtTAAGTATCGACAGtacatcataaaacacaatctatgaaataaattatctatgtttaagagagtaatgctattgataaatcccaatacaggaaaaaaaattctaatttattttagatttgcataacaaatattttttaaaaaataaaaaccaaaaaccatggtattcactattcagtgcttaaaaaaagaatccagggtATTTCCGTCAcaaaatttttggaaattccgagaaaatttccgaccgattccgagttccgacggaaactgaccttatcattttcgattccgtttccgagaaaatatttttgaatcCGTTTCcgttttcaaaaatagatccaGAATCCGGAAAATTtctgtaccgttttcaccccctACTTGGTGGTGGCTcagcggctcggctcgttttggataggtgctggttttcttaaaaaaccgatacctataatatattaaaggtgttgagttttttttagaaaactggcatctatactataggtgtcgatttttctttaaaaccggcacctatagttgcttaaaggtgtcggttttatgtGTTTTCAGCCCGTGGAGAAGGTAAAATcactataggtgccagtttcaGTTGTTGCGAcacctatagtgccgatctCTATGGCATTTTTCTTAGTACTATTTGTttacagtgaaatttggtaagcccaaagtcatcatcggcttagagtcactATCGGCTAcggcatctcggaatcagccgatgggagttatcgagtcgccaatagtcggattcctgctatattcggttaaggaaatcaaccTACTAAAGGAAGGTTATCCATAAACGAcagagttcaaagagaatgcggcatggcaagttatctattaattagtaatattttgttagtttccttttatctttaggaaagtgtgtttagtgtcctataaagactttatcttttccttttatctttaggaaagtttctttcttgttcgacaaggacttgtatcaacccatgggtataaatatgtacacccagggtCTATGTAattatcttcacgatcaatacaattcggcgcatcgccaccctttttacttctacttttgtttttacgttgCGGCGGAAcatggcacccgacgcggggttgcatcgtcttcgatctccggtgaAGGGATAAGTCGaatgttccgccggtccaggcaattgtattgtctacgtcggcgtcgttcaaggttGCATCaggacattcgacctcttggattactctggtttggataatatatttgcctggctatttatcatatgtctatgttaatctagtcctagcatctcaatttagctctatcggctgcttctcgttttagggtttctgccggtatcggctaaatcacgttgctagattagattaacctagacatctaccaccctgaaaatcagtcaacggcttgattgtctagatattgtgtttcttttcatacttagtgctgcatcagttgagtttgatctactaagtcgtgcttagaatatcaatctctagcctgcttcttgattgccaataagggtttcatcagggtttcagccgatgagttatctggacgttgcatcggcttacaaggattgcatacatattggatttagccgatcgcaataAGATTTTAATTGTTTAATATAATCTTAtagattttatgacatcggacctccagccgatgtatgctttaaccttcggatcagtgcttattatatattgtttctagccgattggtttctactcgattatattgttattttattacatcagcCGATTgactttatatcattatctacattggacatatagccgattgcttaaaccctatcactatcggctggtatcggcatcagctattatcggctatcggctggaactactccatcggcttgtcagccgattggcTGTTTTGATatgctatttgcatatcttgtcagttgcaggatcaaactgactggcacactCACacctcatcaagatttggacctgcacaggagctaagcagatctcccaggccagtgtgttcgattttttcgtcaacagtatttgtcttatttaaaaattttatttctgCTGTTGTGGTTTGGTTTATCACTAGATAAACTATAAGCGTTACTTATATTTtgaatatttgcacaaattctTTGAacaagatgaatggttaaaggttataacaaaaataaacggcgtcatatattagtGTTTTTCtacctatttttttctatgtcaGTTCCATCCATCTAGCTAAGTGTCAGGTTAATTGTTCTAAATTAAATCATTCCTTACACATGCATCCGTATATATAGTCTATTCAAAGATGGGGAGCtaattgcatgcatgtcttTGTCGAACCGCCATGAATTAATGCATGCATTACTCAATGGCTATAGTATAATATTCTACATAGGGTCAAGTTTGTTCTTTACGTACTCCATGTAGAGAATCAAGAACATATATAGGGACCAACATATTTCCCATGCATATGCAGCGAAGAGCACACCCATTAAATTACGATAATGTGTGCAAGTTGGTTGTTGGAGAACAGTACGTGCAAGGACAATATATTTGTAGGGTTGATCTCTGTGGTGTCCATTTTCAGTTAATAATGTTTgtttgttaaataatatctctAGCCAAATCAGCGGTGATAGTTGCAGCTCTACAGGTATTCTAATAAGTTGAGTAAAGTGTACGGACGGTGCTTAAACTTATACTTATAGGGGTGTGTCATCTAtatccctaaactctcaaaatgcatatccaagtctCAAAAAACTTGTTATAGTGTGTTATCTAGTTCCCAAATCATCACAACCCCTtttaggatcctacgtggcatgATGTGACATGCTACACGGACATAACGTGGCAtcattttgactgacaaatgggacccatttattttttttcctttttttcttctcttttttaacttttcttcttctttctctgtgacccgagcgaaagaaagggaaaaaaacaagaatgagaagaaaacgaaaaagaaaaagaaaagaagaaaaaaaaaggaaaaggatacGTCAcatccatgtggcatgccacatcagcgccacgtaggatcctagaaGGGATGtatcgatttgggacctagatggtacactttgacaagttttAAGATATGGATATACATTTTGAGAGTtaagggacctagatgacacaacccacaagtttaaggaccgcctaTACACTTTAATAAGTTTTCAAACCAATCTCAACATATGTTGGCCAGTCTTTCGAAGATCATAGGATAAAGTGTACGTGTGTTTATGTGGGTGAGTATGCGGAGGCATTTAACTTTTTACCaattttaagatgtggcaataATTAAGGATTTGCCTCTCACAGTCTATGACATGTGTGCCCTCATGCGTCTATGACATGTAGGTTCAGTAGCTCATTAATTGACACTTGTAacagtggtaaatagttaaatatctcgaGTATTTGCACGCATATGTTTGTATTGTATTGTGTTTCtaagaactatatatttggAATCATGAATTCTTGAACGTTGCTCGAAGGTTATTTTACATCATCAACTTTTCAAACTACGCAGATGACACCCTAAAACATATTTCATGATGGTTTTGATGATATGGTAGTAGTTTTTCGTTTGCATGAGCTTAAATTAGGAAAATTTGATGGTTGTagacatatataattaagtgACAATTGCATCAACAAAATGTGCACTGTAAGGGAAGAACTAGGAAAACCATCTTAATTTCTAACAAAACTACTGTAGAAATTCTGCATCAAGGTGTTTTCGATTGTTCagtttttatttgttattcATGGTTGAAATAGATCATGCCACACTCTGATCACTTTTCTCCTTCACGaatatgaaatgaaaatttttctccaaaaaaagaagatatgaaATGAGAATGAAAAATCCAATTTATAATGAATATGTTTAATGTAAGGAACTGTACAATCCATCGATCAATAAATACAACCAGCTTGCTCAACACAATGCATTGATCAATGAATGGCCAACTGCCATGCCAAACAAacattattacaaatttaaatttcatcTCATCAACAACTAACGAGGAAAAATCAAAGCAAACGCGTCAAACATTAACTACAAACGACAGTTCATGAGAAGAAAGTAAGTAGATGAAACGCACGCGAACTATGATCCATCGatatagctagctatagctaagctagctagcgatGGCGCCGACACCAAACTACGCGACGTAGTATATGGGGTTGGGGTATTTGAAGGTGCGGTAGCCCTCTGGTGATCCGAGGATATCGCTCCATTGGTCACCGATGTTGCCGACGATGACATAGCCGGCGCTCACCAATTTCTGCCGCTCGCCGGTCTTGAACGCCTGAGTCGTGGTCTGGAGCCCAACAGGCTGGAGTAATAGCTTCTCCCAGCTGCAGTAGCCTTGCGAGAGGAGGTTGTGGGTGGTGACGGCCCTCTGGTCCTCGGTGCGGTCGGTCAGGAACACCGGCTTGATGCCGAGCTGCAGCAACCGTCTGTAGAGTCGCAGTGTTCCCTGTAGCGCCGGTGCGCTCCCTCCAGCCACGTATTGGACGAAGCTCGCGTGGTCATATGGCTTAGTTCTGCGAAGGGGATAGTAATTTGGATTTgaacatttataaaaaaaactaaaaatattaataaggGTCCAAGCTTGGTTCgaatttttatttcttaattgcaGTTTTAGAAAATTATCATTTTTTGAGCACACGTACCCATAGCCATGCTTGGCCTGGTAGGGCAGGGTGGAGAGGGCGGTCTCGTCGACGTCAAACACCCAGATCTCCTTGCCATGGCCGGAGAGCTTGAGGCTCTCGGCGTAGGCGATGGCCTCGTTGATCACCACGTCGGAGTCGCGGCCGTATCGCTCGCCGGTCAAGTAGTCGGAGACGTACTCGGCACAGTCCGCCGGCACCGTCTTCCATCCGATGATGTTgtgcgcctccaccgccgtcctCACGCTGCCgcagtacggcggcggcggcggcggcgagggagcgggcgcggccggcggcgccgtcgccagctgctcgccgacgccgcccacgaTCACCTCCTGGGCGCTGCAGAAGCAgcaggagcccgccgccgccgccgccaccgtgagCAGGAGGAtcaacctcgccgtcgccattgttGAGCAGTGAGTGAGCTGCTGtagaggagatggaggaggctgTGAGCTGCAGCGAGGAGGCCATGGGGTTTATATAGTGGAGGCGAGTGATTGGTGAGGGACTCGCATCACGCGTGGTGTCATCGTCGACGATGCGCGTCGTGTACGTGCGAGCTCAACGTTTTACCGGCGAGGTCGATGTGGAGCGACTTGTGGTGAGGTGGAGACCTCATGCAGCGTGGTCGATTTCGTCGGCAAATTATTCGATCAGCCGGAGTGCGACCTCGCGCCGGCCGGCGACACAGGGGGTCAAGCGTTAATTGCCAGAAATAACataatgttgttgttgttgttggagtAATTAGCTAGCTCTGCATGCATGGTaagagtacgtacgtactactaGTCTAttactactcctactcctagCACACTTTTCTAGATGGGCCCAGCCTTAACGGCCAATCTATGTCGGATCTCGTCACGGATAGCCTATTAGAGGCTGTAGGCCGTAGGTTTAGGACATCCTCAATGTTTAAGGTCAGTAGGGCAGTAAAATAGGACCCATAATCTTTGTTTATTTGTCTATACCGAATGCTATAATGTACTACCTCcctttcaagttataagactttctaggattacccacatttatataaatgttaatgaatctatacacatgaatatgggtaatactagaaagtctcataacctgaaacagaggaagtatatggTATTCTTGATCCTAAGCTGGGATTCAgtcgtaaaaaaaaacacaaccaaCATGAATGAAATATCACTCTATATATTGTAAAATGCATgaactaattaattttttactTCTTATGGTTCAGTCTTAAGCTTAAAATTGGCCATAGCAATATTCCTTGTTTTCTCTTCTTCCAATACATaaaggtagaaaaaaaatactattttaTTACTTAAGGTTACTGTGCATGTTTACATTGTGGATTCCCTAAGACGCGTCACAAGTAGAGATAATCACCTGTGATCCGGAGTAGTggcccaattaattaattaaggaatGCATGCACAACGTGCTCATGTTCATGAATGTACACTGGACCCGACAACGCATCTACATATGCAGGCAGCAGCTAGCTGTACTGTATGCAAACACTTGCTATAGAAGTGGATTCGTGTGTTAGGGAGCAGTAGTCCAATTGTTCCCAAGTAGCTAGCCAttgcatactccctctgtcttaaaaaaaaaaactacctagATATGGATAGGACATTACCTAGGACAGCAAATGTGGAAAATGGCCCATCCATATCTAagttggccttttttttttttgacagagagaGTATACATCAATGCACACGCGTAGAGTTTGGCGGATGCACCTCTAAATAAAATGAACATATATAGGTTGGATATAGTCATGATAACCGAATGCAACATATACCGTATATATCATATTATGTTTTagtcatataaaaaattaaggCATAAAAGAACatccaagataaaaaaaaataattacggGAAGCCAGAGAGGATTGATGGAAGGTTATTGTGGTTAGGAGGTGATGGAAGTTGGTGGCTGATCAGGCAGCGGGAGCCACCGGAGATTTGGAGAAGAACGACGGTGTGGTGACATTGGAGCTGGACAAGATCTCGATGGAGGGAGAGGGTGGTGTCGAGTGGTGATGCCAGGGAGGCCATCGAGAAAGTGAGAGAAAGGGAAAAAGTGGATTGGGCAAACAAAGTCAACAAATTACTTTAGATTGTTGGGGATGCAAAGTTAATATGTCGTGTGTGCTGCCTCATGATTGATGAGCTGTTAGCATGGATAAGATTAGGAGAGCAATTACCTCTCtgattaaacttgctcttagctatAGGCTCACCCCATCATCAtcagttaatactcaattacttgctctattctaaaataaaagcATTGCTCAAGTAACACCTCTATGTTCAGGGTTAGACTCAGTAATTTTTAGACCTAGTCTACAGGGTAAGAATCTATCGAGAACGTGACCCTCGTGTGAGAGGTAGGAGGGTCTATGGGGGGCAAGTCTacatttgggggggggggggggggggttggatTCACGGCCTTTCTTGACTGGTTTGgttgatgcttcttcttcttaacAAAAAATCATAAATACATTATTTTCTATGTcagataaatttttttatagaatgaCTCGGATCTTGAAAAAGCTTTActatatatagagagatgaAAAGACTGAGATgtctcttttttaaaagaaaacaatattaGTGGGAGGTGGGCAAGAAGTATTAAATAAAACCTTTTGGTTTGTGAGCCAATG contains these protein-coding regions:
- the LOC127772665 gene encoding acid phosphatase 1-like encodes the protein MATARLILLLTVAAAAAGSCCFCSAQEVIVGGVGEQLATAPPAAPAPSPPPPPPYCGSVRTAVEAHNIIGWKTVPADCAEYVSDYLTGERYGRDSDVVINEAIAYAESLKLSGHGKEIWVFDVDETALSTLPYQAKHGYGTKPYDHASFVQYVAGGSAPALQGTLRLYRRLLQLGIKPVFLTDRTEDQRAVTTHNLLSQGYCSWEKLLLQPVGLQTTTQAFKTGERQKLVSAGYVIVGNIGDQWSDILGSPEGYRTFKYPNPIYYVA